One part of the Plasmodium cynomolgi strain B DNA, chromosome 3, whole genome shotgun sequence genome encodes these proteins:
- a CDS encoding 6-cysteine protein (putative), whose translation MNKCPVGISPVGISPVGISQVGISPFADMRKVFYSLLVSIYICLCVYSPVYALYLKEIELGNYYICNLDDYPREHCVVDYDPNKIIKFLCPIVHNEGEDMKTYNSSYCFRYKGIKDRLIISNNEEPIYTTLPGIILENQILYDRYNLGIYIMPLKLEEDMSIVCVCDTKKEYKGITPYIRIKIKKSNSVLGADSKDEHIKGCDFGNNQGEHQFLTSPQLHDEHFVCEIEADPGDIVGINCINYTEESLQNNDVRLEPSNCFSTVSFSLHTFSFVKMNINNIFPNAKYYPESSAFPKDPNFKKFSTTSYLWIPAHVPQELLFFCSCVYPQGEGIAVYHVRSSTPAV comes from the exons atgaacaagtGCCCAGTCGGCATCAGCCCAGTCGGTATCAGCCCAGTTGGTATCAGTCAAGTCGGCATCAGCCCATTCGCCGAC atgAGAAAAGTGTTTTACTCTTTGTTGgttagtatatatatatgcctgTGTGTGTATTCCCCAGTATATGCGCTATATTTGAAAGAAATCGAATTAGGGAATTATTACATCTGTAACTTGGATGACTACCCAAGGGAGCACTGTGTGGTGGACTACGACCCGAACAAAATCATCAAGTTTTTGTGTCCGATTGTACATAATGAGGGGGAAGACATGAAGACGTACAATTCGAGCTACTGCTTCAGATATAAGGGGATAAAGGACCGACTCATAATTAGCAATAATGAAGAGCCCATATATACAACCCTGCCTGGGATTATACTAGAAAACCAGATTCTGTACGACAGGTATAATTTGGGCATCTACATTATGCCCCTGAAATTGGAGGAAGACATGAGTATTGTATGCGTCTGCGACACGAAGAAAGAATACAAAGGAATAACACCTtatataagaataaaaattaaaaagtcgAACAGTGTTCTTGGTGCAGATTCGAAGGATGAACACATAAAGGGGTGTGACTTTGGTAATAATCAAGGGGAACATCAATTCTTAACTAGTCCGCAGTTACATGATGAGCACTTCGTGTGTGAGATTGAAGCCGATCCGGGAGATATAGTTGGGATTAACTGTATAAATTACACTGAGGAGAGCCTCCAAAATAACGACGTTCGGTTGGAGCCTTCCAACTGCTTTAGCACGGTGTCCTTTTCTTTGCATACTTTTAGTTTTGTAAAGatgaacataaataatatttttcccaatGCGAAGTACTACCCCGAATCCTCTGCCTTCCCCAAGGATccgaattttaaaaaattttcgacCACGTCTTACTTATGGATCCCCGCTCACGTGCCTCAGGAATTACTTTTCTTCTGCTCTTGTGTGTATCCGCAGGGCGAGGGCATTGCGGTATACCACGTGCGCAGCAGCACCCCAGCGGTGTGA
- a CDS encoding 6-cysteine protein (putative), producing MRRVLLGWLAACFLGKWTAVCRKINDLVSIGYVNVCTIDIRIDDAQECVLENEFGKAFLFICNSGEYINYKSSIVPATCAHRTFINLSDPSEFSADSDTYELFPNLIGTNDSTLQGHFLFFSTPYSNKDIDLSCLCYGEGNKEIKHVMKLVFKKTKKKIKGCDFGYNILSRRDLTNNIDLNKNSACVIHAYPGDVIGINCYKKERNHSYNENLELVPNNCFHSVHYGNDITLATNNLIPNSRVIPDSTADVKLSKMHSYMSYMILPKDMKMTGKISCSCKRGEYVGSMFIYLKTVNNLLFDSNSGMDRIIERGNVGENSDEEWAGHGKNARAQSNQGKSQSEIKTDVKQENERTEDIHNHYNNINSIYYNSGISHPSRRRDYQGQSQSPYQNEGKQSSVSESTNESNAYSYSSDKNISRENFGNRLFNDHNYDAYNMGMGDGFSRGPQRRKKRTLWQNLFG from the coding sequence ATGAGGAGGGTTCTTCTGGGCTGGTTAGCGGCCTGCTTCCTTGGGAAGTGGACAGCAGTGTGCAGGAAGATAAACGACTTGGTCAGCATCGGATACGTGAACGTGTGTACTATAGATATAAGGATAGACGATGCCCAAGAGTGTGTCCTGGAGAATGAGTTCGGGAaggcatttttatttatatgtaactCAGGTGAATACATTAATTACAAGTCAAGTATTGTCCCAGCAACGTGTGCCCATAGGACCTTCATAAATCTAAGTGATCCCAGTGAATTTTCCGCAGATAGTGATACCTACGAATTGTTTCCAAATTTAATTGGTACTAACGACTCCACTTTGCAAGGGcacttcctattttttagtACCCCCTATTCGAATAAAGACATCGATCTGAGTTGCTTATGTTACGGAGAAGGtaataaagaaattaagCATGTGATGAAATTggtgtttaaaaaaacgaaaaaaaaaataaaaggttgTGATTTTGGATATAATATATTGTCAAGAAGAGACTTAACAAATAACATTGActtgaataaaaattctgCTTGTGTGATTCATGCTTACCCAGGGGATGTGATAGGAATTAATTGTTacaagaaggagaggaaccATTCGTATAATGAGAACTTGGAGCTAGTGCCAAACAACTGCTTCCATAGTGTTCACTATGGAAATGATATCACTTTGGCTACTAACAATTTGATCCCAAACTCGAGAGTCATTCCAGATTCAACAGCAGATGTGAAATTATCCAAAATGCATTCCTACATGTCTTATATGATCCTACCCAAAGACATGAAGATGACAGGGAAAATCAGCTGCtcatgcaaaaggggggaatatGTGGGATccatgttcatttatttgaagactgtaaataatttattatttgacTCGAACAGTGGGATGGATCGAATTATCGAAAGGGGAAATGTCGGAGAAAATTCAGATGAGGAATGGGCAGGACATGGAAAAAACGCGAGGGCACAATCCAACCAGGGGAAAAGCCAAAGTGAAATCAAAACAGATGTGAAGCAAGAAAACGAAAGGACGGAAGACATTCATAAccattataataatataaacagCATTTATTACAACTCGGGGATAAGTCACCCCAGTAGGAGACGCGACTATCAAGGACAGAGTCAGAGTCCCTACCAAAACGAGGGAAAACAATCGAGTGTAAGCGAATCGACCAACGAAAGCAACGCCTACAGCTATAGTAGTGATAAAAACATTAGCCgcgaaaattttggaaacAGATTATTTAACGACCACAATTACGATGCTTATAACATGGGCATGGGCGATGGATTCAGTAGGGGCCCGCAACGACGGAAGAAGAGGACCCTTTGGCAGAACCTCTTTGGatt
- a CDS encoding Pf52-like protein (putative), which produces SKQKAYMLNLQIAKNEKINVKGCNFYYADEEGEQNENSLEKSVNVKYKNVCSVDVHANDVVSLRCRVHNRYSNVVVNPALCFHVVLNDNNKEVQISGVFNGAKVIPRLATYVHDPMMPKFLSYLVVPPQINETLKVHCSCSITDNVEDISYTGTISLNFIKTDKLHPVMEENDAEYSNRWKNRINGNEGEDGGNRNNLAPRYGENDARSSSVVTGLLAVLLLCLF; this is translated from the coding sequence TCCAAGCAGAAGGCGTACATGTTAAACCTCCAAATAGCCAAAAAcgagaaaataaatgttaagggttgtaatttttactaTGCTGATGAGGAAGgagagcaaaatgaaaattccTTAGAAAAGAGTGTCAATGtaaagtataaaaatgtgtgcagtGTAGATGTGCACGCGAATGACGTTGTGTCCCTTAGGTGCAGAGTTCACAACAGGTACAGTAACGTCGTTGTTAATCCTGCCCTCTGCTTTCACGTAGttttaaatgataataataaagaGGTGCAAATTTCCGGAGTATTTAATGGAGCTAAGGTTATACCCAGACTAGCCACCTACGTCCATGATCCTATGATGCCCAAATTTTTGTCTTACCTGGTGGTTCCCCCTCAAATAAACGAGACCCTAAAAGTGCATTGCAGCTGCTCCATTACAGACAATGTGGAGGACATCTCCTACACAGGAACCATCTCGttgaattttataaaaacggATAAGCTGCACCCCGTCATGGAGGAAAATGATGCCGAATATAGTAACAGGTGGAAGAACAGAATAAATGGAAACGAGGGGGAGGACGGCGGGAACAGAAACAATTTGGCACCGCGGTACGGCGAGAACGACGCCAGGTCCTCTTCCGTGGTGACTGGGCTCTTGGCCGTGTTGCTCCTCTGTTTGTTTTAG